A portion of the Oxynema aestuarii AP17 genome contains these proteins:
- a CDS encoding DUF4007 family protein: MPKLQLSFTRNFPLKKEDLLKVLRTAAEKGELNKNKERQMEETALGSEKIGPMMKWSMRCGLLHDRRLTPEGEIAIARDPYLQHLTTDWLMHFYLSFGDRGLAKPPEHLADWGGWTYFVYEFLPEHRTFTEGELIHHLSLVFPDDKAPVISKNTRFLLRAYYEFYALSGAKFLTLKDKIYHTDQTVQPNPYAIAYLLAKIWERDYPHDGSILTESLLNNPMGLAPVLGVRRDRLQAYLDRLESLGIIEQRRAVPPAQIVRRWQDPLPLLEKAYELDSSSPA, translated from the coding sequence ATGCCAAAGCTTCAATTGAGTTTTACAAGAAACTTCCCTCTCAAAAAAGAAGATCTCCTCAAAGTTTTAAGAACGGCAGCAGAAAAAGGCGAACTCAACAAAAATAAAGAGCGTCAGATGGAAGAAACGGCGCTCGGAAGTGAGAAAATCGGACCGATGATGAAGTGGTCGATGCGTTGTGGATTGCTGCACGATCGCCGCCTGACTCCCGAAGGCGAAATCGCGATCGCGCGCGATCCGTATCTCCAGCATCTGACCACGGACTGGTTAATGCATTTTTACCTCAGTTTCGGCGATCGCGGACTCGCCAAACCACCGGAGCATCTCGCCGACTGGGGAGGCTGGACTTATTTTGTCTATGAATTCCTCCCCGAACATCGAACATTCACCGAAGGCGAACTGATTCATCACCTCTCTCTCGTGTTCCCGGACGATAAAGCACCCGTGATTTCCAAAAATACTCGGTTTCTTTTACGCGCTTATTACGAATTTTATGCCCTATCGGGTGCTAAATTTCTTACATTAAAAGATAAAATATATCATACCGACCAAACTGTACAGCCAAATCCCTACGCGATCGCCTACCTACTGGCGAAAATTTGGGAACGAGACTACCCTCACGACGGTTCGATCCTCACTGAGTCTCTATTGAATAACCCGATGGGACTCGCTCCCGTCCTCGGCGTCCGGCGCGATCGCCTCCAAGCATACCTCGATCGCCTCGAATCCCTAGGCATTATCGAACAACGGCGAGCCGTTCCCCCCGCTCAGATCGTCCGACGATGGCAAGATCCCTTACCCCTGCTCGAAAAAGCCTATGAACTCGATTCGTCATCTCCAGCTTAA
- a CDS encoding metal-sensing transcriptional repressor gives MMVSDSSRDNSPTHNSESGEDWAGDRHVPGHSHHGSHTHAHPHVHSEESLRRLVNRLSRIEGHIRGIKRMVQQSDPCPDVLIQIAAVRGALDRVARIILDEHLSECITRAANEGNIADEIEELKAAIDRFLPGEGTKKNTGKRGSQS, from the coding sequence ATGATGGTATCCGATTCTTCCAGGGATAACAGCCCTACTCACAACTCCGAGTCTGGAGAGGACTGGGCGGGCGATCGCCACGTCCCCGGTCATTCTCATCATGGTTCTCACACTCACGCTCATCCTCACGTCCATAGTGAAGAATCTTTGCGCCGTCTCGTCAATCGCCTCTCCCGCATCGAAGGGCATATTCGCGGCATCAAGCGCATGGTACAACAGAGCGATCCCTGTCCGGACGTGTTGATTCAAATTGCCGCCGTGCGCGGCGCCCTCGATCGCGTCGCCCGGATTATCCTGGACGAACATTTGAGCGAATGTATCACTCGTGCGGCGAATGAGGGCAACATTGCGGACGAAATTGAGGAACTGAAAGCGGCGATCGATCGCTTTTTACCCGGAGAAGGGACGAAGAAAAACACCGGGAAACGCGGCTCTCAATCCTAA
- a CDS encoding CHAT domain-containing protein gives MGIQKILGLFLVSLLLTIAAPGIQAIEGARAIAQTPPVSVWVDRGIERYDAGNYPEAIALWERALSDLCAGRDCSSSLDAATIHTNLGRAYRTVGELDRAIAQWESAYEIYRQQPHGEGSDRALAAAIADRAQAYNDLGQHQRAIELLTEALEYGIEVGDPAILAGIRGSLGNAHWGAGDYEAAIENLSRSLDDAREAGQTDYASSALNNLGNVYLSRSDRLRYQANVAELEGDIRQARQLEEIALKDLDRAREAFEGSLAEAKSLGGIAQVHALLNLNRVLHELAPTPMEREAIATAIAQNRDRAAILLADEPDSRDKAFALINLATSGDAGEWPGSDNSDLLEQAIAIARRIGDRRAESFALGSLGRLNEVNGDRDRAMELTREAQFAAQQVSAADSLYRWQWQAGRLLVAQGKPTQAIGAYREAIATLQSIRSDILAANPDIQFDFRDSVEPIYRELIALLLDRDPETAVNVSFESTQSPSTVREALDVLELLKLAELRNFFGDDCVEVARDGANDAIDPQAAIAYSVILGDRTELILDLPSDRPGRRRLTRHPVEISAAQLQQEIDRLRQLLEKRATDEYLPQSQTVYDWLVRPLEADLASANVKTILFIQDGVLRKIPMAALHDGERFLIEKYAIATTPSLKVTSNSPLRRENLRSLTLGLSVERPPFAPLTNVKAEVTEVNQILGGSKLLDEEFTLERLRQQLEKGNYPIVHMATHGKFGADANNTFLLAFDNRITIEQLDNLLRAYRTERPVELLTLSACQTAAGDERSALGIAGVAVRAGVNSALATLWFINDQATVELIEEFYRQLLQRPEISKAEALRQAQLKLIGILDYSHPAVWSPFILIGNWQ, from the coding sequence ATGGGAATTCAAAAAATACTGGGGTTATTTCTCGTCAGTTTACTGTTAACGATCGCCGCCCCCGGGATTCAGGCGATCGAGGGAGCACGGGCGATCGCCCAAACTCCTCCGGTGTCGGTTTGGGTCGATCGCGGGATCGAACGTTACGACGCGGGGAATTATCCGGAGGCGATCGCTTTGTGGGAACGGGCGCTGTCGGACTTGTGCGCGGGACGCGACTGCAGCTCGTCCCTGGATGCGGCGACGATTCACACCAATTTAGGGCGCGCTTACCGCACCGTCGGCGAACTCGATCGCGCGATCGCCCAGTGGGAAAGCGCTTACGAGATTTACCGACAACAACCGCACGGGGAAGGGAGCGATCGCGCCCTCGCCGCCGCGATCGCCGATCGCGCTCAGGCTTACAACGATCTGGGCCAGCACCAACGGGCGATCGAGTTGTTGACAGAAGCACTAGAATATGGTATAGAAGTAGGCGATCCGGCAATCCTGGCGGGGATTCGAGGAAGCTTGGGAAACGCTCACTGGGGGGCGGGGGACTATGAGGCGGCGATCGAGAATCTGTCCCGAAGTTTGGACGACGCCCGGGAAGCCGGACAGACCGATTACGCCAGTTCGGCCCTCAATAATTTGGGGAATGTTTATCTGAGTCGGTCCGATCGCCTGCGCTATCAAGCCAACGTCGCCGAGTTAGAAGGGGACATTCGCCAAGCCCGACAGTTGGAAGAGATCGCGCTCAAGGATCTCGATCGCGCCCGCGAAGCCTTTGAAGGCAGCCTCGCCGAAGCGAAATCTCTGGGGGGCATCGCTCAAGTCCACGCCTTGTTAAACCTCAATCGGGTTCTGCACGAACTGGCGCCGACGCCGATGGAACGGGAAGCCATTGCCACGGCGATCGCCCAAAACCGCGATCGTGCGGCAATCTTACTCGCAGACGAACCGGATTCGCGCGATAAAGCTTTTGCCCTGATTAATTTAGCGACCTCCGGCGATGCGGGGGAATGGCCCGGTTCCGACAATAGCGACCTGTTGGAACAGGCGATCGCGATCGCGCGGCGGATCGGCGATCGGCGGGCGGAATCCTTTGCCCTCGGCAGTTTGGGGCGACTCAACGAAGTCAACGGCGATCGCGATCGGGCCATGGAACTGACCCGCGAGGCGCAATTTGCCGCCCAACAAGTGAGCGCCGCCGATAGCCTCTATCGCTGGCAGTGGCAAGCCGGACGCCTGTTAGTGGCCCAAGGAAAACCGACTCAAGCCATCGGCGCCTACCGCGAGGCGATCGCCACTTTACAAAGTATTCGCAGCGATATCCTCGCCGCCAACCCCGACATTCAATTCGACTTTCGCGATTCTGTCGAACCGATTTATCGCGAATTAATCGCCCTGCTGCTCGATCGCGATCCGGAAACCGCCGTCAACGTCTCTTTTGAATCTACCCAGTCCCCTTCGACGGTTCGCGAAGCCCTCGACGTTCTCGAACTCCTCAAACTGGCGGAATTGCGTAACTTTTTCGGCGATGACTGCGTGGAAGTCGCCCGGGATGGGGCTAATGACGCAATCGACCCGCAAGCGGCGATCGCTTATTCGGTGATTTTGGGCGATCGTACCGAACTGATTTTAGACCTTCCCAGCGATCGCCCCGGACGACGGCGCCTCACCCGCCATCCCGTCGAAATTTCCGCCGCACAATTACAACAAGAGATCGATCGCTTGCGCCAATTGTTAGAAAAACGCGCCACCGACGAATATTTACCCCAATCTCAAACCGTTTACGATTGGCTCGTCCGTCCTCTCGAAGCAGATTTAGCTAGTGCCAATGTCAAAACCATTTTATTTATTCAGGACGGGGTCTTGCGGAAAATTCCGATGGCTGCACTGCACGACGGCGAACGGTTTTTAATTGAAAAATACGCGATCGCCACCACCCCGAGTCTCAAGGTGACCAGCAACAGCCCCCTACGACGGGAGAACCTGCGATCGCTCACATTAGGATTGAGTGTCGAACGCCCGCCCTTTGCTCCTTTGACTAATGTGAAAGCGGAAGTGACCGAAGTCAATCAAATCCTCGGCGGTTCTAAATTACTCGACGAAGAGTTTACCTTAGAACGGTTACGCCAACAATTAGAAAAAGGCAATTATCCGATCGTTCACATGGCAACTCACGGCAAATTTGGCGCCGATGCCAATAATACGTTTTTACTCGCGTTTGACAATCGCATTACGATCGAACAATTGGATAATTTATTGCGCGCCTATCGAACAGAACGCCCGGTGGAATTGTTAACTTTAAGTGCTTGTCAAACGGCGGCGGGAGACGAGCGCTCCGCCTTGGGAATTGCCGGGGTTGCCGTTCGCGCCGGAGTCAATAGTGCTTTGGCGACGTTGTGGTTTATTAACGACCAAGCGACGGTAGAGTTAATTGAGGAGTTTTATCGTCAATTACTACAACGACCGGAAATTAGCAAAGCTGAAGCTTTACGTCAGGCACAATTAAAGTTAATTGGCATTCTCGATTACAGCCATCCGGCGGTCTGGTCGCCGTTTATTTTAATCGGCAATTGGCAGTAA
- a CDS encoding ShlB/FhaC/HecB family hemolysin secretion/activation protein: MKSIFALFAQLSPVIALLLYLDGPLANAQTIAPGESGARTFARQFLSQAPPESIPPGTIDRDRRDLQPLPGDLRVPNSNEILESVPTPAPNLPTAPDLTVEVRRVEVLGNTVFSAEDLAPVVAPYEGRSLSFEELLSIRTAITDLYTRRGYMTSGAFLPPQDISDGVVQIQAVEGELERIEIAGLNRLKTSYVRDRLGIAAGPPVNIEQLEQALQLLQLDPRIRSIQADLKAGTTPGRSILTVDVREASALGSSLAIDNNDSPTVGSIRYSATLNHNNLLGFGDRLHLEYGRTEGVNDYNFRYEIPLNPRDGTLQLGYNNSRSTIVENPFDELDIKGRTQTVSLGFRQPIVRRSTEELALGLTLDWRQSRTFLLDDIPFSFSEGPEKGESKVTALRLSGDWVRRSPNRVLAARSQLSLGLDILGATSNDDAPDGRFISWIGQFQWVQGLGKNVVGVARVATQLTPNSLLPLEQFSIGGVDTVRGYRQNQRVGDNGAIGALEVRIPVFSGPEWLGVVEVAPFVDAGIVWNNSGSVPSPNTLVSTGLGLRWNAPHFSARVDWGLPLTDADDGGDSLQDSGLFFSLQVYPF, from the coding sequence ATGAAATCGATCTTTGCTCTCTTTGCTCAACTTTCTCCAGTTATCGCCCTGTTACTGTACCTGGATGGGCCGTTGGCGAACGCCCAAACGATCGCCCCTGGGGAATCGGGCGCCCGTACCTTCGCGCGCCAATTTCTCAGCCAAGCCCCTCCGGAATCGATTCCGCCGGGAACGATCGATCGCGATCGCCGCGACCTGCAACCCTTACCCGGCGATCTTCGCGTTCCTAACTCTAACGAAATTTTGGAGTCCGTCCCGACCCCAGCGCCGAACCTGCCCACCGCCCCGGATTTAACCGTCGAGGTCCGTCGGGTGGAAGTGTTGGGCAATACCGTTTTTTCGGCTGAAGACCTCGCCCCCGTCGTGGCGCCTTACGAAGGGCGATCGCTCTCCTTCGAGGAATTGCTCTCGATTCGCACGGCGATTACCGATCTCTATACCCGTAGAGGCTACATGACCTCGGGAGCTTTTTTACCCCCTCAAGATATCTCCGACGGCGTCGTGCAAATTCAGGCGGTGGAAGGAGAGTTAGAACGGATCGAAATTGCCGGGTTAAATCGGCTAAAAACCAGTTACGTGCGCGATCGCCTCGGAATAGCTGCCGGACCTCCGGTGAATATCGAACAATTAGAACAAGCCTTGCAACTGTTGCAACTCGACCCGCGCATTCGTTCGATCCAAGCGGATCTCAAAGCGGGAACCACGCCGGGACGCAGTATTTTAACCGTTGACGTGCGCGAGGCGTCTGCCCTGGGCAGTTCCCTCGCGATCGACAACAACGACTCGCCCACCGTCGGTTCGATCCGCTACAGTGCGACCTTGAACCACAATAATTTACTCGGATTCGGCGATCGCCTCCATCTGGAATACGGACGCACCGAAGGGGTCAACGACTATAACTTCCGTTACGAGATCCCCCTCAACCCCCGGGACGGCACCTTACAGTTAGGCTACAACAACAGCCGCAGCACAATTGTCGAAAATCCCTTTGACGAACTCGACATCAAAGGACGGACCCAAACGGTTTCCCTCGGGTTCCGCCAGCCGATCGTCCGCCGTTCTACGGAGGAGTTGGCCTTGGGATTGACCCTCGATTGGCGTCAGAGTCGCACGTTTTTATTAGACGATATCCCCTTTTCCTTTTCCGAAGGGCCGGAAAAAGGGGAATCGAAAGTCACCGCACTGCGCTTGAGTGGGGATTGGGTGCGTCGCAGCCCTAACCGGGTTCTGGCGGCGCGATCGCAACTCAGCCTCGGATTGGATATCTTGGGGGCGACCAGCAACGACGACGCCCCGGACGGTCGCTTCATCAGTTGGATCGGTCAATTTCAATGGGTGCAAGGCTTAGGTAAAAACGTGGTCGGCGTCGCCCGGGTCGCCACCCAGCTCACCCCCAACTCGCTGTTACCGTTGGAACAGTTCAGTATTGGCGGCGTCGATACCGTGCGCGGTTACCGTCAAAACCAAAGAGTGGGGGATAACGGGGCGATCGGTGCGCTGGAAGTTCGCATTCCGGTGTTCTCCGGGCCGGAATGGTTGGGGGTGGTGGAAGTCGCTCCCTTCGTGGATGCGGGCATCGTCTGGAATAACAGTGGTAGCGTTCCCTCGCCGAATACCCTCGTCAGTACGGGATTGGGCTTGCGCTGGAATGCTCCCCATTTTAGCGCCCGGGTCGATTGGGGATTGCCCCTCACCGATGCGGATGACGGCGGGGATTCTTTGCAAGATAGCGGGCTGTTTTTCTCCCTACAAGTGTATCCGTTTTGA